The stretch of DNA TTATAAATGTAAGAGGTATTGGATCATTAACAGGAGGTACTCAACCACTTATTGTAGTTGATGGTGTTCCGATGAATGATGGAGGAGATAGTAGTATTTCTCTTTCATTGAATCAAGGAGGAAATACAGGGTTAAATCCATTAGCTGATATAAACCCAGATGATATTGCTACATTTACTGTCTTAAAAGATGCATCAGCAACAGCTATTTATGGATCTAGAGCAGCTAATGGTGTAATTATGATTACAACAAAAAAAGGAAGAAGGAATAAAAATGCTCAAGTTTCTATTGATTATAATAATGGTTGGTCAACAGCTACTGATTTAATGGAAATGATGTCTGCTGACCAATATAGAACGTTTAGATCAGAGCAATTAACAGCAGCAGGACGCCCAACGACTCCAGAGGATTTTAGTCAAGATGGTTTTGATTGGCCTTCAGCGGTTGAAAGAACAGGTTACGTACAAACTGTAAATGCATCAGTAAGAGGAGGAGGAGAAAGAACTTCTTATTTTATTGGTGGAACTTATAGTGATCAAGAAGGGTTTATTTTAGGTAATGAACTAGAGCGACATGCAGCTAGAGTTAATTTAGAAACTAAAGCAACAGATTGGTTAACAGCAGGTATTAATATTGCTATTAATAATAATAAATATGACCGAGTAGGTGTTGAAAACAGTACAGCAGCACCTTTTACTTCTGCTTTATTACAAAACCCTACTGTATCACCTTATGATGATGCAGGAAACTTTGTAAATACTGGGTTCATTCAAAATGTATTAGCTTTAGAAGCTTTAGATAGAAATGTGTTAGAATCTACAAGAACGTATGGAAATACATATTTAGAATTTAGACCGCTAAAAAATCTAACATTAAAAACAGATTTCGGTATTGATCGTTTAGATCAAGAAGAAAATCAACGTCAAGTTGAGTTGAACACTCCAGGAGGATATGCAATGAATCGAGTAGTTAATTTAAATAAGTGGTTGTGGACAAATACTTTAAATTATAAATGGAAGATAGGTGACAATCATAAATTCAATGTTTTAGGGGGTATCTCATATGAAGAATCTAAATTTAGTAGAACGCTTGTAGAAGGTACAGGTTTTGTTTTAGATTCTCAAGAAAATGTTTCAGGAGCATCAGAATTTCCTACTACTGCTCATAATGTAGAAAAGTATGGATTAGTTGGATATTTTTCTAGATTGAACTATGATTTATTTGATAGATATTTTTTAGAAGGATCAATAAGAGTTGATGGGTCTTCTAAATTTAGTGCTGATAATCAATATGGAACATTCTGGTCAGTTGCTGGAGGGTGGTTGATTTCTGATGAAGCATGGATGGAAAATAGCTTTTTTGATAAGTTAAAATTAACTACAAGTTATGGTGTGACTGGAAATGACCGAATAGGGTATTATAGATCGTTGAGACTATATGAATCAGATCCTTATAATGGAGGTGGAGGATTAACACCAGATGTTAATAACCCAGGAAATACTGATTTGAAATGGGAAACGAGTAAAATGTTTGATGTGGGAATTCAATCAAGATTCTTAAATAATAGAATTGGTTTAGATGTCGGATATTTTAATAAAAATATTGAAGATTTAATATTGAATTTACCACTAAATACATTAACAGGGTACTCTTCTGTTTTAAAGAATGTAGGTGAAATGAAAACAAATGGATGGGAATTTACTTTAAATACGGTAAACTTTGATACAAATGATTTTTCATGGTCTACAGATTTTAATATTTCATTTATAGAAAGTGAGATAGTATCATTATCTGAAGATTCAAATTTAGATTCTGAGGGAAGAAGATATGTGGCAGGATCTACTGTTCAAAGAGCTATTGAGGGAGAATCACCAAATAATTTTTATTTGATTCGTTATGCAGGTGTAAATCCAGAAACAGGTGATGCAGAATGGTTTACAAAAGATGGAGAGAGAACGACAACGCCTACTCAAGATGATCGTGTTATTGCAGGAGATGCACAACCTGATTTCTTTGGAGGAATTAGAAACACGCTTAAATATAAAAACTTTGATTTATCATTTTTAATGAATTTCTCATACGGAAATGATATTTATGTTAGTGGATTACGTTTTACAGATAACCCAAATGGATCATTCAATAAGAGAACAGAATTAAATAATTATTGGAGACAATCAGGAGATAATGCATATTTACCGTCTTTAAGTAGTGCTACAATTGGAACTTTTAATCAAAGATCAACATTACAAATGAAAGATGGTTCATATTTAAGAATGAAAAACTTAACATTAGGATTTACATTACCAGATAATGTATTAGATAAAGTAAATGTATTAGATAAAGTAAGATTTTATTTTACAGCAACTAATTTATTTACAATTAAAGATTCTGAGTTAGAAGGAATAGATCCTGAAGTTACAGATGATGTAAGTGCCTTAACCCAAGGAGAAACATTTTTTACAGCACCTCAATCTAAATCATATGTATTTGGTGTGAAGGTATCGTTCTAATTAAAAAAAAGAAAACAAATGAAAAAAATATTATTCAGTATATTAACAATAGGATCATTGATGTCAATTTCATGTGATGATCAAATAGATGAACTCTCAGTTCCAGAGGATGATGTTGCTGGAGATTTAGTATTTAATTCTGAAACTGGAGCAAGAGCTGCCGTAAACGGATTATATTCAAAAATGCAAGATCCGGATGTATCTAATGGAAATGTTCAAGCTATGTCTGAATGGCAATCAGATAATGTTCGATTTGTAGGGTCCTTCCCAACATTTGTTGAAGTTTATACCTATAATACTTTGTCCAATAATACTAGTATAAATGGTATATGGAGAGATAGTTTTGAAACTATTGCGGCAGCAAACGTTGCAATTGAGAATATTCCTTTGGTAGAAGACGCTACTTTTACTGATGCGGAAAGAAATCAATTATTAGGAGAAGCAAAATTTGTGAGAGCATATGTTTATGCACAATTATTAGATTATTTTGCTCAACCATATTCACTAGATAATGGTGCTTCTTCAGGTTTGCCAATAGTTGATTTTGTTTTTGATGGAACAAATAATGATGCATTTAACGCTTTAACAAGAAGTACAGTGAGTGAGGTAACTCAGTTTATTATAACAGATTTAACAGAAGCAGAAGGTTTATTAGATGATAGTAGTAATGCCGTAGCATCTAAGGGTGCAGCTCAAGCAATGTTAGCAAGAATTTATTTAAATATGGATGATTATGCAAATGCTGCAGATTATGCCACGAAGGTTATTGATAATGGTGCTTATGCTTTAGCAAGTGATTATTCTTTTTATAATACAACAGATAGAGAGTGGATATTCACATTAGTAAACTCTTCTGAAGATAATGGTAGTACAAATGAAGGTTTTTCAGGATTATTCAATCCTACAGAAACTGGAGCTAGAGGAGATGCTCCTTTTTCTGATTATCTTATTGCATTATTTGAAGAGGAAGCTACAGATTTAAGATATACAGATTTAACGCAAACAGGTACTGATGCGTCTGGAATTTCAGATGCATTATTTACGAGTAAATATCCTGATGGGGCAACGAAAACTGATAATGCCCCTTTAATTAGAATTTCTGAAATGTATTTAACACGCGCAGAAGCAAATGTTAAAGCGGGTAGTTCAGTAGGAGATACTCCTGATAATGATGTAAATAAAATTAGACAAAGAGCAGGTTTATCAGATTTAACGGGAGTTACTTTGGATCAAGTTTTAGATGAAAGAAGAAAAGAGTTGTGTTTTGAAGGTTTCCGAAGAATGGATTTATTAAGAAATAAAAGAAGTTTAAGACCAACAGGTGATCCACAAGAGGCTTTAGCAGCTTTTGGAGCTGATAAAACAATTTATCCAATACCTCAAAATCAAATTGATCAATCTGAAGGATCTATAACGCAGAACCCAGGATATTAATAAATAATATTTTGTATAAAATCATAACCATCCTAAATTTAATTTGGGATGGTTTTTTTATTATGGGCTATATTATTATTTTAAATAGTGTAATAAAAATAGCTGAATGATCCAAATGTGTAGATAAATAATCAAAATGTTTGGATAAATGATAAAAAAAAGCCATATTTGAGTTTTAACTCAAAAACTAAGAATTACATGAGGACAAAGTGTACAAAGATTTTGGCACTACTTCTAGTATTTGTTTCTACAATAATGTTTGCGCAAATACAAGTGTCAGGAGTAGTAAAAGATGCCGATGGAGAACCACTTCCAGGAGCATATGTAGAAAGCGCAAGTGGTGAAAGTGTAGAAACCGATATAGACGGTAAGTATACCATTACAGCCAATCAAGGTGAAGAATTAACCTTTAGTTTTATAGGAATGGATGATAAGGTACAGACAGTATCAGGAAATTCTATGAATATAACTTTAGGAGCAGGTGAAGGGAATGAGATTGAGCAAGTTGTTTTAACAGCCTTAGGTACAGAAAGAAAAAAAGATGATGACTTAACGGGTTCAACTGTTGTACAAACGGATGTATTGCAACGTTCAGGAGAGTCAGGAGTATTACAAGGATTGGCAGGTAAATCTTCAGGAGTTCGAATTACAAAGAATTCAGGAGACCCAGGAACAGGAGCTTTTATCCAAATTAGGGGTCAAAACTCTATTTTAGGTAGTAATCAACCATTAATTATAGTTGATGGAGTAATTGTTTCTAATACGGATACGAGAGGTGGAGCAACAGATTTTGCAACAGATGGAGTATCACAACAGTCACGTTTAAATGATATTAACCCAGATGATATTGAAGATATGACGGTATTAAAGTCAGCTGCTGCAACTGCAATTTATGGTACTTCTGCGGCTAATGGTGCTATTATTATTAAAACTAAGTCTGGTAAATCGGGTAAAAGAGGTTGGAAAGGAGATGTTTCATTAGCTTATACTATGGATGAGATTAATGAAAAATGGGATAAACAATCAACTTTTGGTCAAGGATATAATGGAAATTATTTAAATAATAGCCCAACAGGTTCAGGATTCTTTGCAGGAACTTCATGGGGAGATAAAATTTCGTTGCGTTCAGGAGGTGCTGATGGAGTAGATACTTCAGGACAATATTTTGAAGCTGCTGATGGAACTAGATATTATCCTTATGCTGTTAATGCTGATGGAACTTTACAAAAAAATTCGACAGCTACATATAATGGATCTAATGAAGATCAGATTTTTAGAAATAATGGAAGTACAAAAAATGTAGGTTTAGGTTTATCTTATGCAGGAGAAGATTCTAATACTTATATTGGAATATCAAATTGGGATCAAGAAGGTGTTGTAAGAGGTAGTGATTATTCACGTTCTACATTTAGATTAAACAATACAACAGCAGTTACGGATAAGTTAACATTTAGTATTGCTACTAACTATACATATAGTAGTTCAAATAGAATCCAACAAGGTTCAAATTTATCAGGTTTATATTTAGGATATTTGAGAACACCAGCAGATTTTGATAACAGTGATTATATTGGTACTTATTATGATGCTGCAGGGAATGCAAATTTAAATAGACAAAGAGGGTTTAGAAACTTTTTAGGATCAAGTAATCCAGCATATAATAACCCAGGATGGACCTTAAATCAGCAAAAAAATACGGCGAAAGTGAATCGTTTTATTATATCGCCTAAGTTAATTTATAAAATTAATGATCATTTAACAGCTTCAGCTACGTATGGTGTTGATTATTATGATGATAAACGTGAGACGTTCTTCCCGACTAACTCAGCAGGAGATTTTCCAAATGGAATGTATCGTAGAGATGATATCAATGAAAAAATTGAGACAGTTAATGCCAATATTTCAGGAGTTCATACTTTATCAGAAGGAATTGGTTTGAATTGGACAGCAGGTTATATGTTAGAAAATAATAAATTTGAAAGACTTTCTGGACAAATTCAAAATTTTGTAAATCCATTCCCAGATTTTAATACTTATAAAGATTTTGGAAATTCTGTAGCTGGAGATTCGTCTGTAGATCAATATACAGAACAAGTTAAAAAGCATGCTTTTTATGGAGTGGTTGGTTTAGATTTATTTGACCAAGTATTAATGGAATTTACAGGGCGTTTTGAAAGTCCATCTACTTTACCAAATGAAACATTATTTTTCCCTTCAGCAGCTATTGGATGGAAATTCTCTGAAAATATAGAAAGTGATATTATTTCTTTTGGAAAAGTAAGATTTACATATGGAGAGGTAGCTGTTGAACCACCTGTTTATTTAACGAACCCAGAATTTGAAACGGCTGATGTTGGTTCTTCATGGGGAGATGCTTTAGATGGAGCTCAATATGGAAATCCATTTGAGGAAAGCCGTATTAAAGCAAACCCTAATATTAAAGAGGAAAGAATTAGAGAATATGAAGCGGGGTTAGATTTAAAATTATTTAAAAATAGATTTTCTATTAACACAACTTATTTTCATAGAAGAACAGAAGATGCTATTGTACAGCAGACTTTAGCACCAGCTTCTGGTTATGATTCTCAATATACAAATGATGCAACCTTAACAAATAAAGGAATTGAAATTGATTTTGATGGAACAATTATTCGAAATAGTAATTTTAATTGGAAAGTATTTGGTAATTTTTCAAGTATAGATAATGATGTTAAGATGACCAATTCAGGAGATGTGTTTTTAGATGGTTTTTCAGGAACTTCTGCTGTAGCAATTAATGGTTATCCAATGAGTGCTTTATATGGTGGAGCTTGGGCTCGCGATACTAGTGGAAATATTATTTTAGATGCAAATGGATTTGCTTCAGCTGGAACGGAAGATCAAGTAATTGGAGATCCTAATCCAGATTGGACAGGGGCTATTGGAACAGAGTTTAATTTTAAAGGAATTACTTTAAGTGCTTTAGTGGAGACCTCTCAAGGAAATCAAGTATGGAATGGTACGAAAGGAGTATTATATTTCTTTGGAGTACATCCAGATACAGCAAATGAAGTTACGGTTTCAGCAGCTGATGCATCTAGTATAGTAAATGCAAATGGAACAGCAATAAACAATTTATCTTATGCACGTCAAAATAGTGATGGAACTTATACGGTTCGAGGAAATTTACATGATTTTGGGGCAGGTAATGTGTTGTTAGATCAAGAATGGTATACAGGAACTGGAGGAGGTTTTGGTCCTGTTGCAGAACAGTTTGTAGAAGATGGTTCTTGGGTTAAATTAAGAGAGATATCTTTAGGATATGAGTTACCAAGTAAATTAGTAGATCGAATTGGACTTAAAAATGTTTCAATAGGAGTTACAGGACGTAATTTAGTGACATGGACTGATGTTGAAGGCTTTGATCCTGAATCAAACTTAACTGGTGCAGGAAAGGGTCGTGGATTGGAATATTTTACTAATCCAAGTACACGTTCATATTTATTTAATGTAAAAATAGGATTTTAATTAAAGGTATTATGAAAATAAATAGAATAAATAAAATATTGATACCGAGTTTTGTTGGGTTAACATTATTGGTATCGACTTCATGTGAAAGTGATGTTAATGATTTAAATACAAGCCCGAATAGCTTTTCTTCTGTTGATGCTTCATTACAGATAGGTACGGCGGATTTAGCTACTGTTTTATTAGCATCATCAGACGCTAGTAGAATGGCTTCGATATATTCAAATCATACGGTTGGAGCAGGAGCTCAATGGGCATCAATAGAATCATATAATATTACAGCGGGAGATTTTGATAATGTTTGGAATAATGCATACCAACAAGGATTAAATCAATCTAGAAATGTAAAAGTACAGGCTATAGCAAATTCAGAAAATATATTAGCAGGAAGAGCATTAGTAGATGAAGCTATGTTTTTAGGAGAATTAACTGCTTTTTTCAATGATGTACCAGATGTACAAGCAACATATAACGATAACCCTGTTTATGATGCTCAAATAGAGGTGTTAAATTCAGTACAATCAAAATTAGATTCGGCTTCTACATATTTAGGAAGTAATAGTGTATCTTCAACTGGGATAGCCTCAGCTGGGACTTGGGATGAAGTTATTCAAAGTTTAAAAGCACGTTATTATTTAATTCAAAAAGATTATGCTAATGCGTTAACAGCAGCTCAGTCAGGTATTTCATCATCAGCAAATGATTATTCATCAGTACATGCAGATGTTGCAGGTCAGAAGAATTTATGGTATCAATTTGAAGCTGAACAAAGAACGGGAAATATAGTTGGAGAAGGAAGTTATTTATATAATTTATTAGATCCAGCAAATACTACAGTAACAAGAAATTTAGCTACTGCAGGAGATGAATTACGATTTGCTAATTATTTTAATGATGGTAATGTAAATACAACAGGTGTATTTGCAGCAGATGCATCATTTCCTATTGTTTCATGGTATGAAACCAAATTAATAGAAGCAGAAGCAGCTCATAGAACAGGAGATGAAGGAACAGCATTAACTGCTTTAAATGAAGTTAGAGCCGCATTAGCTACGGAGTTTGGAGGAGAATTTCCTGATGCTTCTTCAAGTGGTGATGATTTATTGAAGGATATATTAGAAGAGAAGTATATTACTTTGTTCTGTCAAACACAAGTAGCTCATGATTTAGCTAGAACAAATAACTTTATAGGAGTTCCAGCAAAAACAGGAGCAGATTTACCAGTTAGATTTTTGTATCCTCAAGTTGAGATTAATTCAAATTCTAATATACCTACAACTAGACCAGGTATTTTTGTCCCAACAACAATAAATCAATAAAAAAATAGAATATAATTAGCTCAAAATTTAACTAAGATAATTTTAAAATCCAGAGAAATTTATTCTCTGGATTTTTTAATTTTATAAGATTTAATCAAAAAAAACAAAAACATTCCATTTGTAAAATAATGGGGTTGAATCGTGCAATTCTTTGGATAAGTGTATGAAAAAAATAAAATTTGGGTATAATAAACTCAAAAAAACTTTTTTCTATGAGGACAAATTTTACAAAGATTTTAACGTTACTCATGGTATTTATTTCTGCTATAATAATCGCGCAGATACAAGTATCAGGAGTAGTAAAAGATTCAGAAGGAGAACCACTCCCAGGAACATATGTAGAAACAGAAAATGGTGAAAGTGTAGAAACCGATATAGACGGTAGGTATACTATTACAGCCAATCAAGGTGAAGAATTAACCTTTAGTTTCATCGGAATGGATGATAAAGTACAAACGGTGTCTGGGAATACTATGGATATAGTAATGGGAGATGAAGAAGGTAATAATACAATTGATGAAGTTGTAGTTTCTACCGTATTGGGAACGAAGAAGAAAAAAGAAAATGATTTATCTTCTTCAACATTAATAAATACTGAAACTTTAGAAAAGGCAGGAGAGACAGGTATTGTTCAAGCCATGTCTGGTAAAACTTCTGGATTAAAAATCACAAGAAATAATGGTGATCCGGGAGCAGGAGCCTTTATACAAATAAGAGGTCAAAATACTATTTTAGGAGATGGATCCCCTTTGATCATTATAGATGGTGTTCCTTATTCAAATTCAAGTGTTGGAGGAGATGTTGATGGTGTAGCACAGCAGTCACGATTAAATGATTTAAACCCTGATGATGTTAAAAATGTGACAGTAATAAAAGGGGCACAAGCAGCAGCAATTTATGGAACAGGTGCTGCAAATGGTGTGATTATAATTGAAACAAAGAAAGGAAGTAAAGGTAAAGTAAAAGTAGATATTTCATCAAGTATCGCAGTAAGTGAAATAAATGTGGAGCATGATAAGCAATCGACATTTGGGCAAGGACTTCCAAGTCATTATGTAGGCTTGTCTGAAAGTCAATTTGGATCTTGGATTGCAAACTCTTCAACCTCATGGGGAGATTATATTCCAGATCGTTCAGGAGATGCAGATGTTCTTTCAATTGGAAATGAAAGATTTGTTGCTGAAAGTGGAAATGTATACTATCCAATTCTTCAAAAAAATTCACGTAATACCTATAACGGAGTTAATAGAGATCAAATATTTCGTAAAGGAATTGCATATAATAATAATATAGGTGTATCCTTTGGAAGTGATCGATCAACAACTTATTTAAGTTATTCAAATACAGATGAAGAAGGGATTATAAAAAATTCTGACTATAATAGACAGACTTTTAGAATTAATCAAGGAGTTAGTTTAACCGATAAAATATCGGCAAAAGTAAATGCTGCATATAGTTATATTACTTCTAATAGAATTCAACAAGGTTCAAATCTAAATGGACTTTATTTAGGGTATTTACGAACTTCACCTGATTTTGATAATACAGATTATAAAGGAACATATTATGATTCTAATAATATTCCTTTCCCAAATTCACATAGAGGTTATCGTAATTATTTAGGAGATCAAGCTAATAGTTCAGTTCCTAATTATAATGCACCTGCATATAATAACCCAGGATGGACGATATATGAACAAAAGAATGATTCGAAGGTAAATCGTTTTAATATAACACCGTCTTTGAAATGGGATCTTAGAGATAATCTTTCGATTAATGTCATTTACGGTTTAGATTATTATGAAGATAAAAGAAATACATTTTTCCCAGTTAATTCAGGATCATCTCAGGCTGTTGGGCAGTATGATTATATGGAATTAAGTGAAAAAAACCAGTTTTTCAATATTTTCACAACATGGAATCAGGACTTTAGTGAGAACTTTAAATTATCAACGGTTGTAGGTTTAAATTTTAAAGATGATGAATATACATCATCAGGAAGTAGAGTTACCAATTTAATTAATCCTACATCTGATTTTATTATTCCTAATGGTTCTTCTTCTAATACAAATCCTATTGCTATAAATCCTAATGTAGGTATTGTTAATGGGAAATATACTCAAAGAAAACGAAAAGGAGGTTTATATGGTACAATTTCAGCAGATATTGCTAACCAATTATTAATTGAAGTAGCAGGAAGAATTGAAAGACCAAGTACTGTTGATAACAATATTTTTTATCCTTCTATTGCAGCAGGATGGAAGTTTACAGAAGCTTTAGGTAGTGGA from Flavobacteriaceae bacterium UJ101 encodes:
- a CDS encoding tonB-dependent receptor SusC (Mediates transport of starch oligosaccharides from the surface of the outer membrane to the periplasm for subsequent degradation; Belongs to the TonB-dependent receptor family.), with the translated sequence MQTKNSNVWINDKKKPYLSFNSKTKNYMRTKCTKILTLLLVFVSAIMFAQIQVSGVVKDADGEPLPGAYVESESGESVETDVDGKYTITANQGEELTFSFIGMDDKVQKVSGNSMNITLGVGDGNEIEETVVVGYQVRDERTLVQNVTVVKEEALEDLQANSPGEMLQGQSSGVQYTQSSGVLGSAGVINVRGIGSLTGGTQPLIVVDGVPMNDGGDSSISLSLNQGGNTGLNPLADINPDDIATFTVLKDASATAIYGSRAANGVIMITTKKGRRNKNAQVSIDYNNGWSTATDLMEMMSADQYRTFRSEQLTAAGRPTTPEDFSQDGFDWPSAVERTGYVQTVNASVRGGGERTSYFIGGTYSDQEGFILGNELERHAARVNLETKATDWLTAGINIAINNNKYDRVGVENSTAAPFTSALLQNPTVSPYDDAGNFVNTGFIQNVLALEALDRNVLESTRTYGNTYLEFRPLKNLTLKTDFGIDRLDQEENQRQVELNTPGGYAMNRVVNLNKWLWTNTLNYKWKIGDNHKFNVLGGISYEESKFSRTLVEGTGFVLDSQENVSGASEFPTTAHNVEKYGLVGYFSRLNYDLFDRYFLEGSIRVDGSSKFSADNQYGTFWSVAGGWLISDEAWMENSFFDKLKLTTSYGVTGNDRIGYYRSLRLYESDPYNGGGGLTPDVNNPGNTDLKWETSKMFDVGIQSRFLNNRIGLDVGYFNKNIEDLILNLPLNTLTGYSSVLKNVGEMKTNGWEFTLNTVNFDTNDFSWSTDFNISFIESEIVSLSEDSNLDSEGRRYVAGSTVQRAIEGESPNNFYLIRYAGVNPETGDAEWFTKDGERTTTPTQDDRVIAGDAQPDFFGGIRNTLKYKNFDLSFLMNFSYGNDIYVSGLRFTDNPNGSFNKRTELNNYWRQSGDNAYLPSLSSATIGTFNQRSTLQMKDGSYLRMKNLTLGFTLPDNVLDKVNVLDKVRFYFTATNLFTIKDSELEGIDPEVTDDVSALTQGETFFTAPQSKSYVFGVKVSF
- a CDS encoding tonB-dependent receptor SusC (Mediates transport of starch oligosaccharides from the surface of the outer membrane to the periplasm for subsequent degradation; Belongs to the TonB-dependent receptor family.), with translation MRTNFTKILTLLMVFISAIIIAQIQVSGVVKDSEGEPLPGTYVETENGESVETDIDGRYTITANQGEELTFSFIGMDDKVQTVSGNTMDIVMGDEEGNNTIDEVVVSTVLGTKKKKENDLSSSTLINTETLEKAGETGIVQAMSGKTSGLKITRNNGDPGAGAFIQIRGQNTILGDGSPLIIIDGVPYSNSSVGGDVDGVAQQSRLNDLNPDDVKNVTVIKGAQAAAIYGTGAANGVIIIETKKGSKGKVKVDISSSIAVSEINVEHDKQSTFGQGLPSHYVGLSESQFGSWIANSSTSWGDYIPDRSGDADVLSIGNERFVAESGNVYYPILQKNSRNTYNGVNRDQIFRKGIAYNNNIGVSFGSDRSTTYLSYSNTDEEGIIKNSDYNRQTFRINQGVSLTDKISAKVNAAYSYITSNRIQQGSNLNGLYLGYLRTSPDFDNTDYKGTYYDSNNIPFPNSHRGYRNYLGDQANSSVPNYNAPAYNNPGWTIYEQKNDSKVNRFNITPSLKWDLRDNLSINVIYGLDYYEDKRNTFFPVNSGSSQAVGQYDYMELSEKNQFFNIFTTWNQDFSENFKLSTVVGLNFKDDEYTSSGSRVTNLINPTSDFIIPNGSSSNTNPIAINPNVGIVNGKYTQRKRKGGLYGTISADIANQLLIEVAGRIERPSTVDNNIFYPSIAAGWKFTEALGSGDFLTFGKIRASYAEIGIEPLPYLNKTSYYIGGYGSSYGDVLDSSQYGSIQRSSVQGNPDLKEERIKEFEIGTDLKFLKNRVTFQATYYNRVTEDAILPLDVPASTGYTSQYQNGAKITNKGFELDLGGTIVKTSKLKWKADLNFATNDSKVTDLLGVQSYSLNGFTGTSSRVVEGQPFGVIWGGQWARNDDGSLALDANGFAQYGQNGVIGDPNPDWTGGVSSSLEWKGFTLSALVETSQGGEMWAGTEGVLKYFGIDPETANISVAPTDLKTVDGRTISAGTRFRGNVHDFGSGLVALDAEWYLNNGGGFGQVAEDFVKDASWTRLREVSLFYNIPKQVIESTGLSRIEIGLTGRNLFLWTDFEGVDPELNLTGASKGRGLDYFTNPGTKSYLFSLKLSF
- a CDS encoding tonB-dependent receptor SusC (Mediates transport of starch oligosaccharides from the surface of the outer membrane to the periplasm for subsequent degradation; Belongs to the TonB-dependent receptor family.), which translates into the protein MRTKCTKILALLLVFVSTIMFAQIQVSGVVKDADGEPLPGAYVESASGESVETDIDGKYTITANQGEELTFSFIGMDDKVQTVSGNSMNITLGAGEGNEIEQVVLTALGTERKKDDDLTGSTVVQTDVLQRSGESGVLQGLAGKSSGVRITKNSGDPGTGAFIQIRGQNSILGSNQPLIIVDGVIVSNTDTRGGATDFATDGVSQQSRLNDINPDDIEDMTVLKSAAATAIYGTSAANGAIIIKTKSGKSGKRGWKGDVSLAYTMDEINEKWDKQSTFGQGYNGNYLNNSPTGSGFFAGTSWGDKISLRSGGADGVDTSGQYFEAADGTRYYPYAVNADGTLQKNSTATYNGSNEDQIFRNNGSTKNVGLGLSYAGEDSNTYIGISNWDQEGVVRGSDYSRSTFRLNNTTAVTDKLTFSIATNYTYSSSNRIQQGSNLSGLYLGYLRTPADFDNSDYIGTYYDAAGNANLNRQRGFRNFLGSSNPAYNNPGWTLNQQKNTAKVNRFIISPKLIYKINDHLTASATYGVDYYDDKRETFFPTNSAGDFPNGMYRRDDINEKIETVNANISGVHTLSEGIGLNWTAGYMLENNKFERLSGQIQNFVNPFPDFNTYKDFGNSVAGDSSVDQYTEQVKKHAFYGVVGLDLFDQVLMEFTGRFESPSTLPNETLFFPSAAIGWKFSENIESDIISFGKVRFTYGEVAVEPPVYLTNPEFETADVGSSWGDALDGAQYGNPFEESRIKANPNIKEERIREYEAGLDLKLFKNRFSINTTYFHRRTEDAIVQQTLAPASGYDSQYTNDATLTNKGIEIDFDGTIIRNSNFNWKVFGNFSSIDNDVKMTNSGDVFLDGFSGTSAVAINGYPMSALYGGAWARDTSGNIILDANGFASAGTEDQVIGDPNPDWTGAIGTEFNFKGITLSALVETSQGNQVWNGTKGVLYFFGVHPDTANEVTVSAADASSIVNANGTAINNLSYARQNSDGTYTVRGNLHDFGAGNVLLDQEWYTGTGGGFGPVAEQFVEDGSWVKLREISLGYELPSKLVDRIGLKNVSIGVTGRNLVTWTDVEGFDPESNLTGAGKGRGLEYFTNPSTRSYLFNVKIGF